DNA from Leucobacter aridicollis:
TGACGATTGCGGTCTTCCCAGCGAGTGGGAGGGTCTTCGTTTCAGTCATCTCAAACTCCATCGTTCTGTGCGTGCGCCTGACCGACACCGAGTGCCGACCGATCAGTCGCTCGGTATCGACTGTAGCCTGAGTGCGATTTGCGCCACAACTCCTCCGGCAGGGCCGCTCCGCCGGCGCCGGGAGCCCCGGCAGCTCCGACGTGCTAGAGCAGCCGCTTCGACAGCGCCCACGCGGTGAGCTCGTGTCTGTTCGAGAGCTGCAGCTTCCGCAGCACGCTCGACACGTGCGTCTCGACAGTCTTCACGGAGAGAAACAGCTCCGCGGCGACCTCCTTGTAGGCATAGCCGCGCGCGATCATGCGCATGACCTCCTGCTCGCGAGCGGTGAGCCTGTCGAGCTCGTCGTCAGCGGCCGCCGTCTCGCCGAGGCCGGTGCCGAATGCGTCGAGCACGAAGCCCGCGAGGCGTGGCGAGAAGACCGCGTCGCCGCCTCGCACGCGAAGCGCGGCGGCCGTCACCTCGGCCCCTGAGGCCGTCTTCGTGAGGTAGCCGCGCGCGCCAGCCCTGATGACGCTCACCACGTCGTCTGCGGCGTCCGAGACGCTCAGCGCGAGGAATCTGGTGTTTGCGCTGACCCCTGCGAGACGCTGCAGCACCTCCGCCCCGCCCCCGCCCGCACCGCCGGGAAGGTGCACATCGAGCAACACCACGTCCGGCGCGAGGTCAGGGATGAGGGCGACGGCCTCGTCGACCGTCGCGGCCTCGCCCACCACCTCGATCTCGGGGCCAAGCTCGGCCCGGAGCCCGGTGCGGAAGATCTGGTGGTCATCCACGATCACGACCGTGATCGCGTTCGCACCGTTCGTCGTCTCACTCACGAGGCAACTCCTGTCCCTGCGTCGCCCGCAGCATCCGTTTTCTGTTCGCGCGGCATCTCAAGGCGCACCGACGTGCCGCTGCCGCCCGGCCCGGGAACAATCTTCGCAGTCCCGCCAGCGCGCGCCATTCGCCCAACGATGGAATCGCGCACTCCCATGCGCCCCTCGGGCAGGCGATCAGGATCAAGCCCGGGTCCTCGGTCAGTGACGTCGATCGAGATTCGCATGGGGCTCACCTCGGCGTAGACTGTCACGTCACCGCCCGCATGCTGCGCGGCATTCAGCATCGCCTCGCGCGCCGCGGCGACGATCGGCTCCGGCACTACGACCTCCGCGCCGACGCCGACGATCTCGAATCGCACCGCATGCGCGTCCTCGAGCGCCGCCGCGTGGGCGCGGAGCTCCTCGAGCGCGGTTTCCTTGGGTGCCGTCATCCCGCCGTCCGCTGCCCGGAACAGCCACTCACGCAGCTCGCGCTCCTGCCCGCGGGCGATGCGCGCGACTTCGCTGCCCGGCGCCGATCGTTGCTGGATGAGCGCGAGCGTCTGCAGCACCGAGTCGTGCAGGTGCGCGGCGATCTCCGATCGCTCCGCCTCCCGCTCGCGCCCCGCCCGCTCGGCGATGAGTTCCCGGTTCAAACGCAACAGCCACGGGGCGATCGCAAGCGCGACACCGGCAAGTGCGGCGAGCGCGGCGGCGATCACCGTCCACACGCTCGGGTTCTCGGCCGTCACGAAGAACATGAGCACCCCAACCGCGACGAGCGAGAGCGCGCCGAGCACCCGCGGCACCGCGTTCGTCTCCGGCCGGTTGCGGTCCGCGATCTGCCACCAGGTGAGACCGACGCCAACCAGCACGGCGAGTCCCGGCAGGATGATCGACAACCGCAGTTCGATCCCGAACTGCTGGACGACGAGCAGCACGCCAACGACGAGCAGGCAGGCGCCGAACAGCAGCTCCGCGACCGGCCAGCGTGTGCGCTGCCGCGCAGGGGCGGGCCCGGCAGCGGCTGGCGGCCGCGGCTCCGTCTGGCGCGCGTCCGGTGCGGCACCCTGGGGCACCGTGGCGGCTCCATCCTGCGGCGCAACGTCAGACTGGATGGGTGTCGGCACGGACCGTGCCCGCTCCCCGTGGTGCTTCGGCTGCGGCTGCGACCTCGTCGAGGTCTCGTGCGCGAACCCAGCCCCACCCGTCCACGGCGTCCCGCGGGTGAGTGCGCTGCGCATGGGGGCGACCCTAGCGTCAGGCTCCGCAAGCGGGACGGTGGCCCACAGCCAGAGGTACAGAATCCCACCGGCGCCGCCGGCGAGCACGGCCAGCAACATCCCGATGCGCACGGCGACCACGGGCACCTTCAAATGCTCAGCAAGGCCGCCACAGACGCCCGCGAGCAGCCGCTCCGACGGCGAGCGCGTCAGCAGCCGCGGGGGTGGGTTCGTACTTGCCATGCACCTATCAAAGCACTCAGGGCCGCCGGATGACTCCCTCAGGGGCACAAACCAGGGTGGGCTCAGGGTGAACCCCCATAGCCGCAGTGCGACTGGCCGAGGGAAACTCGAAGTATGAACCAGACACCCCCTCCCAACGGCGCCGCCCCGGGCGGCTCACCCCAGAACGCGCCATTCGGCGCCGGCTTCTTCGCATGGATCCGCGGGCTCGGCATTGGCCGGGGCGGCGACCGGTGGTTTGCCGGCGTCGCGGGCGGCATCGCGATGCGCGCTGGGATCGATCCCATCATCGTCCGCGGCATCTTCATCGTGCTGGCCGTGCTCGGCGGCCCCGGCATCGTGCTCTACCTCGCGGGCTGGCTGTTGCTCCCCGACCAGGGCGGCAAGATTCACCTTGAGGAGGTCTTCCGGGGGCGAGCGGGGACCGCGGCAGTCGTAGCAACCGTCGCGGTCGGTGTATTCGTCGTTCTCCCCGTCTTCTTTAGGGTTCTCGGGTTCACCACCATCGGTGGCTGGAATCTGTGGAACGCGTTCGGGCTCCCCCACTGGCTGGTAACCACGGTCTCGGTCCTCGTATGGATCGCGGTCATCGCAGCCGCGGCGTTCCTCGTCAGCAGGCTGTTCCTCGAGCGTGGCCGGCGAGTTCGCGACGAGGCGCAGCCCCAGCCCCCGCACGGCCCCCAGCCGCCGGCCGGCACGCCCACTGGGGCAGCGACCAGCGCACCGGCGATGCCGGCATCGGGCGCACCCGCTCCCATCGCGTTCGCCGCCCCGGCGGCCGGAGCGCCGGCAGACGGGACCTTCGCTAGCGCGGCGCCCCAGCAGGACGCGACGCAGACGACGCAGCTCCCCCAGCCCGAGCCGTCGCCAGATTGGACGCAGCGCATCACCGACGGGGCCGAGCGCGCGAGCGAGAAGGCCGTCAAGTGGAGCGAGGATGTTGGCCGTCAGGCCGACGAGTGGAGCGCACGCTACGCGGAGCAGCACGATCTCATGAAGCTGGGGGCTGCCCATGTCGTCATCACGCTCGCCCTCGCGCTGCTCGCAGCGGGCGGCGCCGCGTTCATCGCGTTCGACATGCAGCTGGGCTCGAACCTGATCCTGACCGCCGCGCTCCTTGGCGCCACCGGCGTCCTCGCGATCTCGCTCATCGTTGCGGGCATTCGCGGCCGCCACACCGGGTGGGTCGGCTTCCTTGCCGCCTGCGGGGTCATCGCGCTGCTCTTCACGTCGATTATCCCCGACGGTTCGCGTTTCCAGCCGTTCGGCACCGCCCTGGTGACGGCAGACACGCCGGGCTCCGTACTCATCGCCGGAACCACTGACGTCGATCTCACCACGCTCGACGGCGCCGGCGGTGTCGGCGACATGGAGGTCTGGCAGCTCGCCGGCCGCTCGGTGATCACGCTGCCCGAGCACGAGCCGGTGCGCCTCACCGTCAGGCTGCTCGCGGGCTCGCTCGACGCGTCGGAGCTCAGCACCGGCTCCTCGTCCGCCGCTGGACCGTTCCTCTCGCGCACGATCGACACCAGCGTGGACGGCGATGACGAAGCGACACGGGTGACCGTCTACCTGCTCGCCGGCAGCGCGCGCGTCGAGGAGGCCCCCGCCTCGAATCGCCGTTCCGACCGCGTCGCCGTCGGGGACGCCGACAGCTCAGCGGCCAACCGTGCGGACCTGCGCGAGGAACTCACCGATCTCCGCGAGGAGGAGAGCGAGCTGCGCGCCGAGCTCGATGATCCCCGGCTGAGCGAGGTGCGCCAGGAGCGGCTGGAGAATACGCTTGACTTCACCCGCGACGAGATCGCAAAGCTAGAGAAGGAGCTCGCACGATGAGCACCGAGACACATCCAGTGCCCGAGCCCACGTCGGGCGACGCGAGCCTCACCGGCGACGTGAGCCTCACCGGCGACGCGAGCCTCACCGGCGGCACCGCGTCCGCTGCGGAGCAGCCACCAGCGCCCACGTCCGCTGCGGAGCAGCCGCCCGCGACCCCGGGAGCGGAGCAGCCACCCACGACCACGGCGTCGCCAGCGCCGTCACCGGCATCGTCGCTTCCCCCGGTGCCGCCAGTTCCTCCAACGCCGCCGGTCTCGGCGACGGGCCAGTTTACGCCGGGCGCCGGGTACGTCCCGCCGCACCTCTCCGGGCAGCCCACGTCACCCGTGCCGCCGCAGCCTGCGGCCGCACCGGCGACGGCGCCTCCCGCATCGCAACGGAAGCCACGACCGCGCACGAGCCCCATCGTGTGGGGTGCGCTCATCCTCGTATTCTGCGCCTACGTCGCGGTGCGAGCTGCCGGCGGATCGATCGATCTGACGGCCTGGCTCATCACCACGATCCTGGGGCTTGGAGCCCTGCTGCTCGTTGTCGGCGTCGCGGTGCTTGTGCGCACGTCACGCGACAAGAGCTAACGCGTGGCCCGCGCGCTGGCTCGTTAGCGCTCGACCTTCGGAATCGGTCGGGTCTGCGCTGCGAGCCAGTGCAGCGGG
Protein-coding regions in this window:
- a CDS encoding PspC domain-containing protein, with the translated sequence MNQTPPPNGAAPGGSPQNAPFGAGFFAWIRGLGIGRGGDRWFAGVAGGIAMRAGIDPIIVRGIFIVLAVLGGPGIVLYLAGWLLLPDQGGKIHLEEVFRGRAGTAAVVATVAVGVFVVLPVFFRVLGFTTIGGWNLWNAFGLPHWLVTTVSVLVWIAVIAAAAFLVSRLFLERGRRVRDEAQPQPPHGPQPPAGTPTGAATSAPAMPASGAPAPIAFAAPAAGAPADGTFASAAPQQDATQTTQLPQPEPSPDWTQRITDGAERASEKAVKWSEDVGRQADEWSARYAEQHDLMKLGAAHVVITLALALLAAGGAAFIAFDMQLGSNLILTAALLGATGVLAISLIVAGIRGRHTGWVGFLAACGVIALLFTSIIPDGSRFQPFGTALVTADTPGSVLIAGTTDVDLTTLDGAGGVGDMEVWQLAGRSVITLPEHEPVRLTVRLLAGSLDASELSTGSSSAAGPFLSRTIDTSVDGDDEATRVTVYLLAGSARVEEAPASNRRSDRVAVGDADSSAANRADLREELTDLREEESELRAELDDPRLSEVRQERLENTLDFTRDEIAKLEKELAR
- a CDS encoding response regulator encodes the protein MSETTNGANAITVVIVDDHQIFRTGLRAELGPEIEVVGEAATVDEAVALIPDLAPDVVLLDVHLPGGAGGGGAEVLQRLAGVSANTRFLALSVSDAADDVVSVIRAGARGYLTKTASGAEVTAAALRVRGGDAVFSPRLAGFVLDAFGTGLGETAAADDELDRLTAREQEVMRMIARGYAYKEVAAELFLSVKTVETHVSSVLRKLQLSNRHELTAWALSKRLL
- a CDS encoding ATP-binding protein — translated: MASTNPPPRLLTRSPSERLLAGVCGGLAEHLKVPVVAVRIGMLLAVLAGGAGGILYLWLWATVPLAEPDARVAPMRSALTRGTPWTGGAGFAHETSTRSQPQPKHHGERARSVPTPIQSDVAPQDGAATVPQGAAPDARQTEPRPPAAAGPAPARQRTRWPVAELLFGACLLVVGVLLVVQQFGIELRLSIILPGLAVLVGVGLTWWQIADRNRPETNAVPRVLGALSLVAVGVLMFFVTAENPSVWTVIAAALAALAGVALAIAPWLLRLNRELIAERAGREREAERSEIAAHLHDSVLQTLALIQQRSAPGSEVARIARGQERELREWLFRAADGGMTAPKETALEELRAHAAALEDAHAVRFEIVGVGAEVVVPEPIVAAAREAMLNAAQHAGGDVTVYAEVSPMRISIDVTDRGPGLDPDRLPEGRMGVRDSIVGRMARAGGTAKIVPGPGGSGTSVRLEMPREQKTDAAGDAGTGVAS